The nucleotide sequence GTTTGCCGGTGGCTTGTTCAGCCAGTTCAAACTGCCTGATTCTCTCTATTAACCCTGAGGGCGCATTCGCGATGCGAACGCGCCCGTAGCCGGATGATGTGATATGCAAGATGCACAACAGGCCCTGAAAGTGGGCCGCGATCCACGGATGTTGCCCGAGTACGAGGCGTTACGTGCGGAAATCAACAAGCTGAGCCACGCCTCCCGCCCGGATGTGGACTGGATGCGGGTCCACGATATGGCGACCGCCATCTTCGAGAAACAGGGCGTCGATCTGCAAACCGCCATCTATTTCACCCTGGCGCGTTCGCGCCTGGCCGGGCTGAACGGCTTTACCGAGGGCTGCGAATTCCTCGCCAACCTGATCGTGACCCAGTGGGAAAACTTCTGGCCGCCGGTGCATCAGGAACGAGCACGTATCGAAATTCTGGACTGGTTTATCGCCCGCATCAGCGAGGTGATTCGCCAGTACGCCATCAGCCATGAACACAAACGGCTGGTCTACCGCTGCGAGCGCGCGCTGCAACTGATGAGCGAAAAGCTGCACAATTCCGGCCTGAGCCGCATTCCCCGGGTGGAAAACCTGCTGCACTTTATCGAGGGTTACACCCATCTGTTTGACGAAACCGAGATTGTGATTGTGTCTGACGATCAGACGCTGAAAAAACAGCATGATATGCAGATTCCGCCGATGGTGTTCTTCCAGTCCGACATGGAACCGGGCGGGATGGCGTCCGCAGCGACGGCGGCCCAGTCGGCGCTGCCGTCGGGCAGTATTCTGGTCGGGCGAGAGAAAGGGCAGATGAAACCGACGGTATTGAAGATTGAAGCGCACCGTAAACAGAAACCGGCCTGGTTCTGGTTTGTCTGCGGCGTACTGACCTGTGCGCTGCCGGTGGCGGCGGTGAGCGGCTGGCAGTACTGGCAGGATCAGAAAACCGAGGCGCTGGCGCTGTTGCAGCAACCCGCGTATACGCTGCCGTCCGCACCGGACCACAATGATATCCGCCGGGTGCGCATCGTGCTGGGCGAACAGAAGCTGCAAGGCATGGAAGGCGAACTGATCAACCGCTATCAGGCGCAGCTGGAGCAGGTGAAGAACGCCTCGTCGTTCTATCTGTATCAGTATGGCGAAGGGCTAAAAGGCGTGATGCAACAGCTGTATCCGGACTCGCTGGCGGTCAAAGAGATGGATAGACAGTGGCAGATAGCCCTCGACCGCCAGCAGGGCGACAAGCCACCGCGCGTCAGCGGCTACGAACAGGCGCGCGCCGGGGTGGGCGACACCTTGC is from Dickeya dianthicola NCPPB 453 and encodes:
- a CDS encoding VasL domain-containing protein yields the protein MQDAQQALKVGRDPRMLPEYEALRAEINKLSHASRPDVDWMRVHDMATAIFEKQGVDLQTAIYFTLARSRLAGLNGFTEGCEFLANLIVTQWENFWPPVHQERARIEILDWFIARISEVIRQYAISHEHKRLVYRCERALQLMSEKLHNSGLSRIPRVENLLHFIEGYTHLFDETEIVIVSDDQTLKKQHDMQIPPMVFFQSDMEPGGMASAATAAQSALPSGSILVGREKGQMKPTVLKIEAHRKQKPAWFWFVCGVLTCALPVAAVSGWQYWQDQKTEALALLQQPAYTLPSAPDHNDIRRVRIVLGEQKLQGMEGELINRYQAQLEQVKNASSFYLYQYGEGLKGVMQQLYPDSLAVKEMDRQWQIALDRQQGDKPPRVSGYEQARAGVGDTLQQLLDLEKQRRTVTISYLKSQLYDIQKDLASDVPFGIRLRSLEARKAARQSLTPAELRGMEDELRAFTIRLYRLQQGDSGS